From a single Pseudorasbora parva isolate DD20220531a chromosome 17, ASM2467924v1, whole genome shotgun sequence genomic region:
- the LOC137044870 gene encoding transmembrane protein 121 isoform X2 — MVPPPPTNKPHVCLSSLLIMSSMALMDAFLVEQNHGPRRIGICIMVSVGDLCFLILLRYVAVWVGAENYKADRKSLDALARKALTLLLSVCIPALFVVLVAIDSMEYVKAFRKKEEIRNRLFWVVVDLLDVLDLQANLWEPQKKGLPLWAEGLMFFYCYILLLVLPCVSLSEISMQGINISPHKMLLYPILSLLSINIATLFIRGGNMLLYKDSRVSAILMAKNMLAIALKTCSFVQYRSQLQSAPCGSGVELQKSSSGTCVLTPPRPALPEVSTSEHT, encoded by the exons ATGGTGCCGCCTCCTCCCACCAACAAGCCCCATGTGTGCCTATCCAGCCTCCTCATCATGAGCAGCATGGCCCTGATGGACGCCTTCCTGGTGGAGCAGAACCACGGCCCGCGCCGGATCGGCATCTGCATTATGGTGTCGGTGGGCGATCTCTGCTTCCTCATCCTGCTGCGGTATGTGGCAGTCTGGGTTGGCGCCGAG AACTACAAGGCTGACCGTAAAAGCCTGGACGCTTTGGCCCGGAAGGCTCTGACGCTCCTGCTTTCGGTCTGCATTCCGGCGCTGTTCGTGGTTCTGGTGGCCATCGACAGCATGGAGTACGTGAAGGCTTTCCGGAAGAAGGAGGAGATCCGGAACCGCTTATTCTGGGTCGTGGTGGATCTTCTGGACGTGCTGGACCTTCAGGCCAACCTGTGGGAGCCGCAGAAGAAAGGCCTGCCCCTGTGGGCGGAGGGCCTGATGTTTTTTTACTGCTATATTCTTCTTCTGGTGCTGCCCTGCGTGTCTCTGAGCGAGATTAGCATGCAGGGCATCAACATTAGTCCTCATAAGATGCTGCTGTACCCCATCCTGAGCCTGCTCAGCATTAACATCGCCACGCTCTTCATCCGCGGAGGGAACATGCTCCTCTATAAGGACAGCCGCGTGTCGGCCATACTCATGGCCAAGAACATGCTGGCCATCGCTCTGAAGACCTGCAGCTTTGTGCAGTACCGGAGCCAGCTGCAGAGCGCCCCCTGTGGCTCAGGAGTGGAGCTGCAGAAGAGCTCATCTGGAACCTGTGTTCTGACCCCACCACGGCCAGCCCTGCCTGAGGTCAGCACATCTGAACATACGTGA
- the LOC137044870 gene encoding transmembrane protein 121 isoform X1 produces the protein MVPPPPTNKPHVCLSSLLIMSSMALMDAFLVEQNHGPRRIGICIMVSVGDLCFLILLRYVAVWVGAEVRTAKRGYAMILWFLYIFVLEIKVYFVYQNYKADRKSLDALARKALTLLLSVCIPALFVVLVAIDSMEYVKAFRKKEEIRNRLFWVVVDLLDVLDLQANLWEPQKKGLPLWAEGLMFFYCYILLLVLPCVSLSEISMQGINISPHKMLLYPILSLLSINIATLFIRGGNMLLYKDSRVSAILMAKNMLAIALKTCSFVQYRSQLQSAPCGSGVELQKSSSGTCVLTPPRPALPEVSTSEHT, from the coding sequence ATGGTGCCGCCTCCTCCCACCAACAAGCCCCATGTGTGCCTATCCAGCCTCCTCATCATGAGCAGCATGGCCCTGATGGACGCCTTCCTGGTGGAGCAGAACCACGGCCCGCGCCGGATCGGCATCTGCATTATGGTGTCGGTGGGCGATCTCTGCTTCCTCATCCTGCTGCGGTATGTGGCAGTCTGGGTTGGCGCCGAGGTGAGGACGGCCAAACGAGGATACGCCATGATACTTTGGTTCCTTTACATTTTCGTCTTGGAGATTAAGGTGTATTTTGTTTACCAGAACTACAAGGCTGACCGTAAAAGCCTGGACGCTTTGGCCCGGAAGGCTCTGACGCTCCTGCTTTCGGTCTGCATTCCGGCGCTGTTCGTGGTTCTGGTGGCCATCGACAGCATGGAGTACGTGAAGGCTTTCCGGAAGAAGGAGGAGATCCGGAACCGCTTATTCTGGGTCGTGGTGGATCTTCTGGACGTGCTGGACCTTCAGGCCAACCTGTGGGAGCCGCAGAAGAAAGGCCTGCCCCTGTGGGCGGAGGGCCTGATGTTTTTTTACTGCTATATTCTTCTTCTGGTGCTGCCCTGCGTGTCTCTGAGCGAGATTAGCATGCAGGGCATCAACATTAGTCCTCATAAGATGCTGCTGTACCCCATCCTGAGCCTGCTCAGCATTAACATCGCCACGCTCTTCATCCGCGGAGGGAACATGCTCCTCTATAAGGACAGCCGCGTGTCGGCCATACTCATGGCCAAGAACATGCTGGCCATCGCTCTGAAGACCTGCAGCTTTGTGCAGTACCGGAGCCAGCTGCAGAGCGCCCCCTGTGGCTCAGGAGTGGAGCTGCAGAAGAGCTCATCTGGAACCTGTGTTCTGACCCCACCACGGCCAGCCCTGCCTGAGGTCAGCACATCTGAACATACGTGA